Proteins encoded together in one Benincasa hispida cultivar B227 chromosome 1, ASM972705v1, whole genome shotgun sequence window:
- the LOC120076400 gene encoding uncharacterized protein LOC120076400, whose amino-acid sequence MVLALKIWRHYLFGERCHIYTHHKRLKYIFEQKELNLRQRRWLELIKDYSCTIEYHPRKANAVEDALSKKSSHLKASFNAVRGLLLQELKSSNAHSQVNSLGGLLAQFQVKPTLINYIIKEKPGDPVLRKLAKEVRLKQNTDYMLRQNGALMKENRLCVPNNMTLNNEILEEAHSSAYAMHPQKN is encoded by the coding sequence ATGGTCTTAGCACTAAAGATCtggagacattacctatttGGGGAAAGATGTCATATTTATACACATCATAAGAGATTGAAATACATATTTGAACAGAAGGAATTGAATCTaaggcaaagaagatggctTGAGTTAATCAAGGATTATTCTTGTACGATTGAGTACCATCCAAGAAAGGCTAATGCTGTAGAAGATGCCTTAAGCAAGAAATCCAGTCATCTTAAGGCTTCATTTAATGCAGTTAGAGGGTTGTTGTTACAGGAACTGAAGAGTTCTAATGCCCACTCCCAAGTGAACAGCCTAGGAGGCTTACTTGCTCAATTTCAGGTAAAGCCTactttgattaattatattatcaAAGAGAAACCAGGAGACCCAGTTCTTAGGAAGTTAGCCAAGGAAGTGAGGCTAAAGCAAAATACAGACTACATGTTGAGGCAAAACGGAGCCTTGATGAAGGAAAACAGGCTATGTGTTCCTAACAATATGACTTTGAATAATGAAATTTTAGAAGAGGCTCATAGTTCAGCCTATGCTATGCACCCCCAGAAAAACTAA
- the LOC120088186 gene encoding NADPH-dependent aldehyde reductase 1, chloroplastic-like, which yields MLSRFCSYSVNRPPLSSLLGGFWSADFIRRCRINNSSIKRSWVRNMASEGQQFPSQKQQAQPGKQHAMDPTPHFTSPDYKPANKLQGKVALVTGGDSGIGRAVCYCFALEGATVAFTYVKAQEDRDANDTIEMIKKAKSSAAKDPLAIAADLGFDENCKRVVDEVVKAYGRIDILINNAAEQYKSTSVEDIDEDRLLSVFRTNIFSYFFTTRHALKHMKEGSSIINTTSVNAYKGNAKLLDYTATKGAIVAFTRGLALQLATKGMRVNGVAPGPIWTPLIPASFDEEETANFGSQVPMKRAGQPIEVAPSYVFLACNVDSSYITGQVLHPNGGTVVNA from the exons atGCTTTCGAGGTTCTGTTCCTACTCTGTGAATCGACCTCCTCTTTCTTCTTTGTTGGGTGGGTTTTGGAGCGCTGACTTTATACGTCGCTGTAGAATTAATAATAGTTCCATTAAGCGTAGTTGGGTAAGAAATATGGCATCTGAAGGCCAACAGTTTCCTTCACAGAAGCAACAAGCTCAACCTGGTAAACAGCACGCCATGGACCCGACTCCACACTTTACTTCGCCAGATTATAAGCCTGCCAATAAGCTTCAG GGGAAGGTGGCGTTGGTGACGGGCGGGGACTCGGGCATAGGGCGGGCAGTGTGTTACTGTTTCGCTTTAGAGGGCGCAACCGTGGCCTTCACCTATGTCAAGGCCCAGGAGGACAGAGACGCCAACGACACCATTGAAATGATAAAGAAAGCCAAATCCAGCGCAGCCAAGGACCCATTAGCCATAGCCGCGGACTTGGGTTTCGATGAAAACTGCAAGAGGGTGGTCGATGAAGTGGTCAAAGCCTATGGTCGCATCGACATTTTGATTAACAACGCCGCCGAGCAGTACAAATCCACCTCAGTTGAAGACATCGACGAGGACAGACTCCTCAGTGTGTTTCGAACCAACATTTTCTCCTATTTCTTCACCACCAg GCATGCATTGAAGCATATGAAGGAAGGGAGCTCTATAATCAACACGACCTCAGTGAACGCCTATAAAGGCAATGCTAAACTGCTTGATTACACCGCCACCAAAGGGGCGATTGTGGCGTTTACCAGAGGCTTGGCGCTGCAGCTAGCCACCAAAGGCATGAGGGTTAACGGCGTGGCACCGGGTCCGATATGGACCCCGTTGATTCCTGCCTCATTTGATGAGGAGGAGACGGCTAATTTTGGGTCTCAGGTGCCAATGAAGCGAGCTGGGCAACCCATTGAAGTGGCTCCCTCATATGTCTTCCTTGCCTGTAATGTTGATTCCTCCTATATTACTGGCCAAGTCCTCCACCCTAATG gtGGGACTGTAGTGAATGCTTGA